One genomic region from Phragmites australis chromosome 1, lpPhrAust1.1, whole genome shotgun sequence encodes:
- the LOC133921079 gene encoding la-related protein 6A-like yields the protein MDGQAPTTPLGAVAPEPLTVVGELQRSPLSSPTSEANDALPSGVDGQAPLLDAVAPEPPTVSDELLLQQPPSPLEVVEDALPVVPDTVDAISTGGLEAGAGSVVLTDELRDQIVKQVEYYFSDENLPTDEFLLKFVKKNKDGFVPIGVIASFRRMKKLVQDLSIIEAALRTSSKLVVSSNGKRIRRVDPLPHNESKDAKKNTVVVENLSPDFSMESLQEKFGTVGKIVNITIQHPHSVKESATPKKADFILSSKVHALVEYEAMEAAEKAVSTLNDERNWRTGMKVRLLAKRSVMGSEKHNQSSKENRDTVSKKNNQNHPSKEEKHTTSEKNSSADSVEGAMDKDNLNSVLTPEDEHQHQKPNAKGGQKGRYRGRQGQIQQNINRQGSSGSEPLNKSLPGPRMPDGTRGFTMGRGKSLAPQKSEKAEE from the exons ATGGATGGCCAGGCTCCTACTACACCTCTCGGCGCCGTCGCGCCCGAGCCCCTTACCGTCGTCGGCGAGCTGCAGCGGTCGCCGCTGTCGTCTCCGACGAGCGAGGCGAATGACGCCCTACCCTCCGGTGTGGACGGCCAGGCTCCCCTTCTGGACGCAGTGGCGCCCGAGCCCCCTACCGTCTCCGacgagctgctgctgcagcagccgccgtcgcctctcgaggtggtggaggatgccCTCCCCGTCGTCCCCGACACCGTCGACGCCATCTCTACGGGGGGCCTCGAGGCTGGCGCTGGCAGCGTCGTGCTCACCGATGAGCTCCGCGATCAGATCGTCAAGCAG GTGGAATACTATTTCAGCGATGAAAATCTTCCTACCGATGAGTTCCTGTTGAaatttgtgaagaagaacaaggacggCTTTG TTCCTATTGGGGTTATCGCATCATTTAGAAGAATGAAGAAACTTGTTCAGGACCTCTCTATAATTGAAGCTGCACTCAGGACATCATCGAAGCTG GTTGTGAGTTCAAATGGGAAAAGGATCAGGAGGGTAGATCCATTGCCACACAatgaatcaaaagatgcaaAG AAAAACACCGTTGTGGTGGAAAATCTATCTCCAGATTTCTCCATGGAGAGTCTACAGGAAAAATTTGGTACAGTTGGCAA AATTGTGAATATAACAATTCAGCATCCACATTCAGTGAAAGAATCTGCAACACCTAAGAAGGCTGACTTCATTTTAAGTAGTAAG GTTCATGCCCTTGTTGAGTATGAAGCAATGGAGGCAGCTGAGAAGGCT GTTAGTACCTTAAATGATGAGAGGAACTGGAGAACTGGGATGAAAGTCAGGCTTCTGGCTAAACGAAGTGTAATGGGATCAGAAAAGCATAACCAATCTTCAAAAGAAAATCGGGATACAGTTTCCAAAAAGAACAATCAGAATCATCCTTCAAAAGAAGAGAAACATACAACCTCAGAAAAGAACAGCAGTGCTGATTCAGTGGAGGGTGCCATGGACAAGGATAATTTGAACTCTGTTCTTACCCCTGAG GATGAGCACCAACACCAAAAGCCAAATGCTAAAGGAGGGCAAAAGGGTCGGTACAGAGGTCGTCAAGGTCAGATTCAGCAAAATATAAACAGACAAG GCAGTTCTGGTTCTGAGCCTTTAAACAAGTCTCTTCCTGGACCGAGAATGCCAGATGGGACAAGGGGCTTTACAATGGGGCGTGGTAAATCTCTTGCACCTCAGAAATCTGAGAAGGCTGAAGAATAA